Within Halorubrum lacusprofundi ATCC 49239, the genomic segment CGAGTCGACCTCGTCGAGGCGGTTCGCGAGGCTGCCACGGGTGTCGACCGCACAGACGTCTCACTCACCCTCGACGCACCCGCCGAGGCGTGGGTCCATGCGGACGAGTCGATCGAGTATCCGATCCAAGAGGTGTTCGAGAACGCCGTCACCCATAACGACGAGTCGGTGCGCCGGATCGACGCCCGCGTCACGGAGAACGGGTCGACGGCCTGTCTGGAAGTCAGTGACAACGGGCCGGGGATCCCCGCCGACGAGCGAGCAGTGTTGCGCGCCGAAGAGGAGACGCCGCTGTCGCACGCAAGCAGCATCGGGCTGTGGCTCGTCAAGTGGATGTGCGAGACGCAAGGCGGAACGGTCAGGTTCGAGACGACCGACGACGGGACGACGGTCCGGCTTCGATTCGACTCGGTCGACAACAGCTGAACGCGAATCAGACGACAGAGAGGGGAGGACCGATCCGGTGTGCGGACCTACTCGAGTTCTGTGATCGTCACGGCGTACACCGCGCCGCAGTTCCCGCATTCGACGTGGACTCCGCGGCTCGTCTCGCCGCGAGTGAACTCGGATATCTCCTCCGAGCACGAACACTCGAACTGGACTCTCATTGCTTTCGATACGCCGTTCTGATATTTAAAAGAATCCGTCCCAAAACCGCGTTTGAGAACTGGGACGCTTCGCAGTCGATCGTCGCCGACGGTCAATCATCGCTGACGGTCGGTCGTTGTTGACGGTCGGTCGTTGTTGACGATCAGTCGTCGTCGACGATCACTTCGACCGGTTCGTCGCTCGCGTCCGCGTCGTCGTCGTCAGCCGCCCCAGCGTCACCGCCCGACTGCGTCTGTTGATAGTAGAGCCCGCCGGCGATCCCGAGGACGATCCACGACCGCCAGTTCGCGAGGTTCAGCGTGTAGCCGATGCCGAACGGTTTCTCCACTAACATTCCCTTGCCGGGCTGCCAATACGACGAGAGCAGCCGTCCGAGGCTCGGCCGCTCGAAGTTGTACGGGATCCCGAGTATCTCTCCCGAGGACGGTTTGTCTGCCATACCAGTATATCTCACTCCGGGCATATAAAGCGTGGCGCAACTCGGCGTCGTGCGCGAGCCGCCGACAACTCATCAGTCCCGATGCAGACGGCTCACCGGTACCGCCCGCGGCCCTCTACGTCGCGGAGCCGGTCGAGAACGTCGTCGTCGCCGACCGTCGCGTATCCGTCCTCGAACGCCTCGATCAGCGGATCCGGATCGATCGCGGTCGCCCGGACGGACCCCTCGAACACGTGGAGATCCATCGCGTGGTCCTCAACGTGGCCGGTGTGATAGGCGAGCCCGAAGTCGATGAGTGCGGTCCGATCGTCGACGGCCGTCGTACCGTTCGCTTCGCCATCCCCTGTTTGTGTATCGGAATCTCCCACGCCCACCCGCACGTTCCGCGTAGTCGGATCGCCGTGAACGATCCCCGCGTCGTGGAGCCGCGCGAGGTATCGCCCGACTGCCGCCACGCGCTCGGTTCCCCCGTCAAGGGCGGCGGCAAGGTCGCGGTCGCCGACGTACTGGAGCGTCAGCGTCGCATTCGGCACGTCGGCGTCGTACACCAACGGGGTCGTCA encodes:
- a CDS encoding DUF5808 domain-containing protein; protein product: MADKPSSGEILGIPYNFERPSLGRLLSSYWQPGKGMLVEKPFGIGYTLNLANWRSWIVLGIAGGLYYQQTQSGGDAGAADDDDADASDEPVEVIVDDD